A genomic segment from Actinomadura hallensis encodes:
- a CDS encoding sensor histidine kinase — protein MSDKGSGLDRVHRAGGCFVRVAYGGFAALYLLICLYSIFRDAASVWIVAVAAVANVAAISGRRFTAWTIAAVTLSLGTTAYLALAFRPEFLAGVLAEIGALLIVTARTVRQADRRRLVPLTALLGAAILACPLRWSVVGAAAFTAPLGVLLAIALGVGLYLRAVEARRARALAAARRDERLELARDLHDFVAHHVTGIVVQAQAARFAARSGAAQSPEQLDRMFGGIEKAGTEALTSMRRMVGLLRDAQNADAPDGEARPAAAVPGPDSPPRPAGDLTQLHDLVAGFTHPPAALTLAPDLGTLPPEVVASAHRVVQEALTNVRKHAADAASVRVSLARADGAVEVAVRDDGRGRSRRLPSSGFGLTGLAERVASLGGRLHAGPRPEGGWEVVALLPAGDAKP, from the coding sequence GTGAGCGACAAAGGATCGGGGCTGGACCGCGTCCACCGGGCCGGCGGCTGTTTCGTGCGCGTCGCGTACGGCGGGTTCGCCGCCCTGTACCTGCTGATCTGCCTGTACTCGATCTTCCGCGACGCCGCCTCGGTGTGGATCGTCGCCGTCGCCGCGGTGGCGAACGTCGCGGCGATCTCCGGACGCCGCTTCACCGCGTGGACGATCGCCGCGGTGACGCTGTCGCTGGGCACCACCGCCTACCTCGCGCTGGCGTTCAGGCCCGAGTTCCTGGCGGGCGTGCTGGCCGAGATCGGCGCCCTGCTGATCGTCACCGCGCGGACGGTGCGGCAGGCCGACCGGCGGCGCCTCGTCCCGCTGACGGCGCTGCTCGGCGCGGCGATCCTCGCGTGCCCGCTGCGCTGGTCGGTGGTGGGGGCGGCGGCCTTCACCGCGCCGCTCGGCGTGCTGCTCGCGATCGCCCTCGGCGTCGGGCTCTACCTGCGGGCCGTGGAGGCGCGGCGGGCGCGGGCGCTGGCGGCGGCGCGGCGGGACGAGCGGCTGGAGCTGGCCCGCGACCTGCACGACTTCGTCGCCCACCACGTGACGGGCATCGTCGTCCAGGCGCAGGCGGCGCGGTTCGCGGCCCGGTCGGGCGCCGCGCAGTCGCCCGAGCAGCTCGACCGGATGTTCGGCGGGATCGAGAAGGCCGGCACCGAGGCGCTGACGTCGATGCGCCGCATGGTGGGCCTGCTGCGCGACGCCCAGAACGCCGACGCGCCGGACGGGGAGGCCCGCCCGGCCGCCGCCGTGCCCGGACCGGACTCTCCGCCGCGTCCCGCCGGGGACCTCACGCAGCTCCACGACCTCGTCGCCGGGTTCACCCATCCGCCCGCCGCGCTGACGCTCGCGCCCGACCTGGGGACGCTGCCGCCCGAGGTGGTGGCCTCGGCGCACCGCGTCGTGCAGGAGGCGCTGACCAACGTCCGCAAGCACGCCGCCGACGCCGCGTCCGTGCGGGTCTCGCTGGCGCGGGCGGACGGCGCGGTCGAGGTGGCGGTGCGCGACGACGGGCGCGGCCGGAGCCGCCGCCTGCCGTCCAGCGGGTTCGGCCTGACCGGGCTCGCCGAGCGGGTCGCCTCGCTCGGCGGCCGGCTGCACGCCGGTCCCCGGCCCGAGGGCGGCTGGGAGGTCGTCGCGCTCCTCCCCGCCGGGGACGCGAAGCCGTGA
- a CDS encoding methyltransferase domain-containing protein, translated as MAPAYTHGHHPSVLSAHRWRTVDNSAAYLAGHLRPGMSVLDVGCGPGTITAGLAERVAPGRVVAADAAETVLDEARANTAGLDNVEFAVADVHALDFPDGTFDVVHAHQVLQHVADPVGALREMRRVTRPGGIVAARDVDFGTVVWYPEPPEMAPWVPIYYAVARGNGGEPDAGRRLVSWARSAGFTDVTASSSSWCFSTPEEREWWSESWGGRMVASSVAEHAVEGGHATREELQRIYEGWKAWAAADDGWFSLTHGEIICRA; from the coding sequence ATGGCTCCGGCCTACACCCACGGTCACCACCCGAGCGTGCTCAGCGCCCACCGGTGGCGCACGGTCGACAACTCCGCCGCCTACCTCGCCGGGCACCTGCGCCCGGGGATGTCGGTCCTCGACGTGGGCTGCGGCCCGGGAACGATCACCGCGGGGCTCGCCGAGCGCGTGGCCCCCGGCCGGGTCGTCGCCGCCGACGCCGCCGAGACCGTCCTCGACGAGGCCCGCGCGAACACCGCGGGCCTGGACAACGTCGAGTTCGCCGTCGCCGACGTCCACGCCCTGGACTTCCCCGACGGCACGTTCGACGTCGTCCACGCCCACCAGGTCCTCCAGCACGTCGCCGACCCGGTCGGCGCCCTCCGCGAGATGCGCCGCGTCACCCGCCCCGGCGGCATCGTCGCGGCCCGCGACGTCGACTTCGGCACCGTCGTCTGGTATCCGGAGCCGCCCGAGATGGCGCCCTGGGTGCCGATCTACTACGCCGTCGCCCGCGGCAACGGCGGAGAGCCCGACGCGGGCCGCCGCCTGGTCTCCTGGGCCCGCTCCGCCGGGTTCACCGACGTCACCGCGTCCTCCTCGTCCTGGTGCTTCTCCACCCCGGAGGAGCGCGAGTGGTGGAGCGAGTCGTGGGGCGGACGCATGGTCGCGTCGTCGGTCGCCGAGCACGCCGTCGAGGGCGGTCACGCCACCCGCGAGGAACTCCAGCGGATCTACGAGGGCTGGAAGGCGTGGGCCGCCGCCGACGACGGCTGGTTCTCCCTCACCCACGGCGAGATCATCTGCCGCGCCTGA
- a CDS encoding AI-2E family transporter yields the protein MAACLLVVVAALWVLIYLALKVASLMMAVISALLLTALVMPVARRVRRLRAPAWVAALAGLLTVVVAVGGSIALVGNQVAGEWDEMRRSLTQGLERAQSQIVTNLPINERQLDNVIDGLLSAMRRGSPDPVAGAGMATRVAAAVLLALFLLFFMLKDGRSMWEWVLRLVPEGRRAKVDKAGLAGWRALGQYVRGIVLVALVDAVGIGIALVLIGVPFALPLALLTFVAAFVPIIGAVLAGAAAVLIAFVSGGLTDALLVLAAVLAVQQAESHLLQPLIMGRTLHLHPVVVVVAVAAGTLAAGIAGAVVAVPLVAVVYRIVRVLAEDGADPEPAPRPAEP from the coding sequence GTGGCCGCCTGCCTCCTCGTCGTCGTGGCGGCGCTCTGGGTCCTGATCTACCTGGCGCTGAAGGTCGCGTCGCTGATGATGGCCGTGATCTCCGCGCTGCTTCTCACGGCGCTGGTGATGCCGGTCGCGCGGCGGGTGCGGAGGCTGCGCGCGCCCGCGTGGGTCGCGGCGCTCGCGGGGCTGCTGACCGTCGTGGTCGCCGTCGGCGGGTCGATCGCGCTGGTCGGCAACCAGGTCGCGGGCGAGTGGGACGAGATGCGCCGCAGCCTGACCCAGGGGCTGGAGCGGGCCCAGAGCCAGATCGTCACCAACCTGCCGATCAACGAGCGGCAGCTCGACAACGTGATCGACGGCCTGCTGAGCGCGATGCGGCGCGGCTCGCCCGACCCGGTGGCCGGCGCGGGCATGGCGACGCGCGTGGCCGCCGCGGTGCTGCTCGCCCTGTTCCTGCTGTTCTTCATGCTCAAGGACGGCCGGAGCATGTGGGAGTGGGTGCTGCGCCTGGTTCCGGAGGGGCGCCGCGCGAAGGTGGACAAGGCGGGGCTGGCCGGCTGGCGGGCGCTCGGGCAGTACGTGCGCGGCATCGTGCTGGTCGCGCTCGTCGACGCCGTCGGCATCGGGATCGCGCTCGTGCTGATCGGGGTGCCGTTCGCGCTGCCGCTGGCGCTGCTGACGTTCGTCGCGGCGTTCGTCCCGATCATCGGGGCGGTGCTGGCGGGGGCGGCCGCCGTCCTCATCGCGTTCGTCAGCGGGGGGCTGACCGACGCGCTGCTGGTGCTGGCCGCGGTCCTCGCCGTCCAGCAGGCCGAGAGCCACCTGCTGCAACCCCTGATCATGGGCCGGACCCTGCACCTGCACCCGGTCGTGGTCGTCGTCGCCGTCGCCGCCGGGACGCTCGCGGCGGGCATCGCGGGGGCCGTCGTGGCCGTCCCGCTCGTCGCGGTCGTGTACCGCATCGTGCGCGTGCTCGCCGAGGACGGCGCCGATCCCGAGCCCGCGCCGCGGCCCGCCGAACCGTAG
- a CDS encoding acetolactate synthase large subunit: protein MSAQQDAARLLVRSLEAEGVEYVFGIPGEENIHFVHALNDSPIRYVLVRHEQAAAFMAEIYGRLTGRAGVASATLGPGAINLQLGVADATTNSTPVVAISAQVGLDRIYKESHQIVDLVSLFRPITKWSELAPTAEALPEMVRKAFKTAQTERPGAVYLAIPEDVETAKVPASLAPLPVNVVRPQEPSPAQIDRAARVLAEARRPVVLAGHGATRAGASAALISFSERLGLPVATTFNGKGVFPDDHRNALGAVGFMRHDYVNFGFDEADVLIAVGYEPQEFDPAKVNPDADKKIIHIHQFPAEVDEHYPVEVGVQGDVSRSLHALADRVDRRFHVNGTGRKISRMLRDELSEGATDDGYPLAPRRIVADIRAAMGRDDIVLADTGAVKMWMARMYPTYEPNTLLVSNGLSSMGFAVPGAVAAKLARPDRRVLAATGDGAFLMNSQELETAVRENIPITVLIWDDSAYGLIEWKMDLDLGESSHTRFGNPDFVKYAESFGARGHRVESADELLPTLRRALEEDAVSVIAVPADYSHNLELTDKLGELTGPF from the coding sequence ATGTCCGCGCAGCAGGACGCCGCCCGGCTTCTCGTCCGGTCCCTGGAGGCGGAAGGCGTCGAGTACGTCTTCGGCATCCCCGGCGAAGAGAACATCCATTTCGTCCACGCGCTCAACGACTCACCGATCCGCTACGTCCTCGTCAGGCACGAGCAGGCCGCCGCGTTCATGGCGGAGATCTACGGGCGTCTCACCGGCAGGGCGGGGGTCGCCTCGGCGACGCTCGGACCCGGCGCGATCAACCTGCAGCTCGGCGTGGCGGACGCCACCACCAACAGCACGCCCGTCGTCGCGATCTCCGCGCAGGTCGGCCTCGACCGCATCTACAAGGAGTCGCACCAGATCGTCGACCTGGTCTCGCTGTTCCGCCCGATCACCAAGTGGTCCGAGCTGGCCCCGACCGCCGAGGCGCTGCCGGAGATGGTGCGCAAGGCGTTCAAGACCGCGCAGACCGAGCGCCCCGGCGCCGTCTACCTGGCGATCCCCGAGGACGTCGAGACCGCGAAGGTGCCGGCGTCGCTGGCGCCGCTGCCGGTCAACGTCGTGCGCCCCCAGGAGCCGTCGCCCGCGCAGATCGACCGCGCCGCCCGTGTCCTCGCCGAAGCCCGGCGCCCGGTCGTGCTGGCCGGGCACGGCGCCACCCGGGCGGGCGCGAGCGCCGCGCTGATCTCCTTCTCCGAACGGCTCGGCCTGCCCGTCGCGACGACGTTCAACGGCAAGGGCGTCTTCCCCGACGACCACCGCAACGCCCTGGGCGCGGTCGGGTTCATGCGCCACGACTACGTCAACTTCGGCTTCGACGAGGCCGACGTCCTCATCGCCGTCGGCTACGAGCCCCAGGAGTTCGACCCCGCCAAGGTCAACCCGGACGCCGACAAGAAGATCATCCACATCCACCAGTTCCCCGCGGAGGTCGACGAGCACTACCCGGTCGAGGTCGGCGTCCAGGGCGACGTCTCCCGCTCCCTGCACGCCCTGGCCGACCGCGTGGACCGACGCTTCCACGTCAACGGCACCGGCCGGAAGATCAGCCGGATGCTGCGGGACGAGCTGTCCGAGGGCGCCACCGACGACGGGTACCCGCTCGCGCCCCGCCGGATCGTCGCCGACATCAGGGCCGCCATGGGCCGCGACGACATCGTCCTCGCCGACACCGGCGCGGTGAAGATGTGGATGGCCCGCATGTACCCGACCTACGAGCCGAACACGCTGCTGGTCTCCAACGGCCTGTCGTCCATGGGGTTCGCCGTCCCGGGCGCCGTCGCCGCCAAGCTCGCCCGCCCGGACCGCAGGGTCCTCGCGGCGACCGGCGACGGCGCGTTCCTGATGAACTCGCAGGAGCTGGAGACCGCCGTCCGCGAGAACATCCCGATCACGGTGCTGATCTGGGACGACTCCGCCTACGGACTGATCGAGTGGAAGATGGACCTCGATCTCGGCGAGAGCTCGCACACCCGGTTCGGCAACCCCGACTTCGTCAAGTACGCGGAGAGCTTCGGGGCGCGCGGCCACCGCGTCGAGTCCGCGGACGAGCTGCTGCCCACGCTCCGCAGGGCCCTGGAGGAGGACGCGGTGTCGGTGATCGCCGTCCCCGCCGACTACTCCCACAACCTGGAGCTGACCGACAAGCTGGGCGAGCTCACCGGACCCTTCTGA
- a CDS encoding LLM class F420-dependent oxidoreductase has translation MTAELKLGINVGYWQRDVDDQTETVLAAERCGYDSVFTAEAYGSDAFTPLTWYAARTSRIKLGTAVVQISARTPVATAMHALTLDALSGGRLILGLGASGPQVVEGWYGQPFPRPLARTREYLDIVRQVWRREAPVTSEGPHYPLPYPGGAGLGKPLKSIVHPIRPDIPVYLGAEGPKNVAMSTEIAQGWLPLFVDPQQIDTVFGESLAGRPDDFEIAATVTTIVTDDLESALQFAKIPLAFYIGGMGARERNFHLDLIGRLGYAEQAARVQELFLDGRRDEAVKAVPDDLADSISLLGPIGRIKERLQLWRDSPVTSLLIAGVRDEPTLRAIKELVDS, from the coding sequence GTGACCGCGGAACTCAAGCTCGGCATCAACGTCGGCTACTGGCAGCGCGACGTCGACGACCAGACCGAGACGGTGCTGGCCGCCGAACGGTGCGGCTACGACTCGGTCTTCACCGCCGAGGCCTACGGCTCGGACGCCTTCACCCCGCTGACCTGGTACGCCGCCCGCACGTCCCGGATCAAGCTCGGCACCGCCGTCGTCCAGATCTCGGCGCGGACCCCGGTGGCGACCGCGATGCACGCGCTGACGCTCGACGCGCTGTCGGGCGGCCGCCTGATCCTCGGGCTCGGCGCGTCCGGCCCGCAGGTCGTCGAGGGCTGGTACGGGCAGCCGTTCCCCAGGCCGCTGGCCCGCACCCGCGAGTACCTCGACATCGTCCGCCAGGTGTGGCGCCGCGAGGCGCCGGTGACCAGCGAGGGCCCGCACTACCCCCTGCCGTACCCGGGCGGCGCGGGGCTCGGCAAGCCGCTGAAGTCGATCGTCCACCCGATCCGTCCCGACATCCCCGTCTACCTGGGCGCCGAGGGCCCGAAGAACGTCGCGATGTCCACCGAGATCGCACAGGGCTGGCTGCCGCTGTTCGTCGACCCGCAGCAGATCGACACGGTGTTCGGCGAGTCCCTGGCGGGCCGCCCGGACGACTTCGAGATCGCCGCGACCGTCACCACGATCGTCACCGACGACCTGGAGTCCGCGCTGCAGTTCGCCAAGATCCCGCTCGCCTTCTACATCGGCGGGATGGGCGCCCGCGAACGCAACTTCCACCTCGACCTGATCGGCCGGCTCGGCTACGCCGAGCAGGCGGCGCGGGTCCAGGAGCTCTTCCTGGACGGCCGCCGCGACGAGGCGGTCAAGGCCGTGCCGGACGACCTGGCCGACTCGATCTCCCTCCTCGGCCCCATCGGACGGATCAAGGAGCGGCTCCAGCTCTGGCGCGACAGCCCCGTCACCAGCCTGCTCATCGCCGGCGTGCGGGACGAGCCCACCCTCCGCGCGATCAAGGAGCTGGTCGACTCCTGA
- a CDS encoding DUF397 domain-containing protein yields MTNLQRELTGAPWRTSSHSGSGDQCVEVAPLSSDLCAVRDSKDPAGPVLVLTPSAWRGLLGAIKEV; encoded by the coding sequence GTGACCAACCTGCAGCGCGAACTCACCGGTGCCCCCTGGCGCACGTCCTCCCACAGCGGGAGCGGCGACCAGTGCGTCGAGGTGGCGCCACTGTCCAGCGACCTTTGCGCGGTGCGCGACTCCAAGGACCCCGCCGGACCGGTGCTTGTGCTGACGCCGTCCGCCTGGAGGGGCCTGCTGGGCGCGATCAAGGAGGTCTAG
- a CDS encoding helix-turn-helix domain-containing protein, giving the protein MTYRPTVRGRRLARELRKLREEQGLTLQEVADRLDWSRATVSRLETSQTRPKPGDIADILDLYGVPSPDRDALITLARQAGQRGWWTAYQDVFAGSYVALEDEASHIRTWDPQLVHGLLQTEDYSRAVITAGRLLPAQEDIERRISARKIRQSLLDRPDAPRLQVVFDEAVLHRPIGGEKVMREQLEALVTAATTRPTVSIQVLPYTAQEHAGLDGRFTILSFPDPADPDIAYVEGTMGDVYLESAEAIAKHRDRFERIEAAALSPEESAHLIAEAARSSP; this is encoded by the coding sequence ATGACCTACCGCCCCACCGTCCGCGGCCGTCGTCTGGCACGGGAGCTCCGCAAGCTCCGCGAGGAGCAGGGCCTGACCCTGCAGGAGGTGGCGGACCGGCTCGACTGGTCGCGAGCCACCGTCTCCCGCCTCGAAACCAGCCAGACCCGCCCGAAGCCCGGCGACATCGCCGACATCCTCGACCTCTACGGCGTGCCGAGCCCGGACCGCGACGCTCTCATCACCCTCGCCCGCCAGGCGGGCCAGCGCGGCTGGTGGACGGCCTACCAGGACGTCTTCGCCGGAAGCTACGTCGCCCTGGAGGACGAGGCGTCCCACATCCGCACCTGGGACCCGCAACTCGTCCACGGCCTGCTCCAGACCGAGGACTACTCCCGCGCCGTGATCACGGCGGGCCGGCTGCTGCCCGCCCAGGAGGACATCGAGCGCCGCATCTCCGCCCGCAAGATCCGCCAGTCGCTGCTGGACCGTCCGGACGCCCCCCGCCTGCAGGTGGTGTTCGACGAGGCGGTCCTGCACCGCCCGATCGGCGGCGAGAAGGTGATGCGGGAGCAGCTGGAGGCGCTCGTCACCGCCGCGACAACCCGCCCAACCGTGTCAATTCAGGTACTTCCGTACACGGCACAGGAGCATGCGGGCCTTGACGGACGATTCACCATATTGTCGTTTCCAGACCCCGCAGACCCCGATATCGCCTACGTCGAGGGCACCATGGGCGACGTTTACCTTGAGAGCGCCGAGGCAATAGCAAAACATAGGGATCGCTTCGAACGCATCGAGGCGGCCGCACTGTCCCCCGAGGAATCCGCGCACCTCATCGCCGAGGCAGCAAGGAGCAGCCCGTGA
- a CDS encoding ATP-binding protein, which produces MKSTPAGLDTQAEPITHAEPSTHGGAARPADRTARAGLAQQECRPQTMADAAAAPTGDARAPAGSMPGWVWALPGGPGCAGHARSVLRDALAALGVPRDAIADAQLMVSELATNAHQHAGEHGPHELWLYVTHPADEARGGASGGASGDGPARGGDGGSAEVRCAVFDALADAALPGYSWTSGDCGRGLGIVRELSAGRWGMRRTLSRLGQPVRGKAVWFAVPGASAALARSAAPSGAVRGVPSGAA; this is translated from the coding sequence GTGAAGAGCACGCCGGCAGGCCTCGACACGCAGGCCGAACCCATCACGCACGCCGAACCCTCGACGCACGGCGGCGCCGCGCGGCCCGCCGACCGGACCGCGCGGGCCGGGCTCGCGCAGCAGGAATGCAGGCCCCAGACCATGGCCGACGCGGCGGCCGCCCCCACCGGGGACGCCCGCGCCCCGGCGGGCTCCATGCCCGGCTGGGTCTGGGCCCTCCCCGGAGGACCCGGCTGCGCCGGGCACGCCCGCTCCGTCCTGCGCGACGCGCTCGCCGCGCTGGGCGTCCCGCGCGACGCGATCGCCGACGCGCAGCTCATGGTCAGCGAGCTGGCGACGAACGCGCACCAGCACGCCGGCGAGCACGGCCCCCACGAGCTGTGGCTCTACGTGACGCACCCGGCGGACGAGGCGCGCGGCGGCGCGTCCGGCGGCGCGTCCGGCGACGGTCCCGCCCGCGGCGGGGACGGCGGGTCCGCCGAGGTGCGGTGCGCCGTCTTCGACGCGCTCGCCGACGCGGCGCTGCCCGGCTACTCGTGGACGTCCGGCGACTGCGGACGCGGGCTCGGCATCGTCCGCGAGCTGTCGGCGGGCCGGTGGGGGATGCGGCGGACGCTGTCGCGGCTCGGCCAGCCCGTCCGCGGCAAGGCCGTCTGGTTCGCCGTCCCCGGCGCCTCCGCCGCCCTCGCCCGGTCCGCCGCCCCGTCCGGCGCAGTCCGCGGCGTGCCCTCCGGGGCGGCCTAG
- a CDS encoding TetR/AcrR family transcriptional regulator — translation MSYQRLSPDERRAQILDVARRMFTELPYSEVSTAAIARETGVQRGLIHYYFGTKRELFLKVVQKLAASAALQVPPVDERLTLPEAVELCVNLFLDTAERNATTWFAALDAEGFGQDPELLRIVNRFRDEAVEHMLTVLRVEPTETLRAVLRTYSGLADAATRQWLQEKTLDREQVHTLLARTLLTMVSEIAPELEGTADPALD, via the coding sequence GTGAGCTACCAGCGGCTGTCCCCGGACGAGCGGCGCGCCCAGATCCTGGACGTCGCGCGGCGGATGTTCACCGAGCTCCCCTACTCCGAGGTGTCCACCGCCGCGATCGCGCGCGAGACCGGAGTCCAGCGGGGCCTGATCCACTACTACTTCGGGACGAAGCGGGAGCTCTTCCTGAAGGTGGTGCAGAAGCTGGCGGCGTCGGCGGCGCTGCAGGTGCCGCCGGTGGACGAGCGGCTGACCCTGCCCGAGGCGGTCGAGCTGTGCGTGAACCTGTTCCTCGACACGGCGGAGCGGAACGCGACGACGTGGTTCGCGGCGCTGGACGCCGAGGGGTTCGGGCAGGATCCGGAGCTGCTGCGGATCGTCAACCGGTTCCGGGACGAGGCGGTCGAGCACATGCTCACGGTCCTGCGGGTGGAGCCGACCGAGACGCTGCGCGCCGTGCTGCGCACCTACTCCGGGCTGGCGGACGCGGCGACCCGGCAGTGGCTCCAGGAGAAGACCCTCGACCGCGAGCAGGTGCACACGCTGCTCGCCCGCACGCTCCTCACCATGGTCAGCGAGATCGCCCCCGAGCTGGAGGGAACCGCCGACCCCGCCCTGGACTAG
- a CDS encoding cobyrinate a,c-diamide synthase, with translation MLTVPRLVVAAPSTGSGKTTVATGLMAALASRGLRVSPHKVGPDYIDPGYHALATGRPGRNLDPWLTSEDLVVPLFLHGAAGADIAVVEGVMGLYDGAAGLGSSDSAGGGDYASTAHVATLLDAPVVLVVDASAAAGRSVAALVHGFRSFGTVRVGGVILNRLGSDGHERMCREAVEELGLPVLGALHEHAEAEAPSRHLGLIPAAERRAEAVEGVRRLGDLVAASCDLDAVLALARAAPPLNAGPWDPAEALGETAAAEAGERPRIAVAGGPVFTFGYAENEELLTAAGAEVVRFDPLRDEDLPEGTKGVVIGGGFPEMHAAELAANEPLRAAMAAFGRASRPVYAECAGLLYLAEELDGEPMCGVLDGVGASMSSRLTLGYRAAVAVADSVVTRAGERVRGHEFHFTITEPAHGETAAWQWAASGPVGFVQGGCVASYLHLHWAGSPWIASRFVDACRGS, from the coding sequence GTGCTGACAGTCCCTCGCCTGGTGGTGGCCGCGCCCTCCACCGGAAGCGGCAAGACGACGGTCGCGACGGGGCTGATGGCCGCGTTGGCGAGCCGCGGCCTGCGCGTTTCCCCGCACAAGGTCGGTCCGGACTACATCGACCCCGGCTACCACGCGCTCGCGACAGGACGCCCCGGGCGGAACCTGGACCCGTGGCTGACGTCCGAGGATCTGGTCGTCCCGTTGTTCTTGCACGGGGCCGCCGGGGCGGACATCGCCGTCGTCGAAGGCGTCATGGGGCTGTACGACGGCGCTGCCGGGCTGGGGTCGTCCGACTCGGCGGGCGGCGGCGACTACGCGTCCACCGCGCACGTCGCGACGCTCTTGGACGCGCCGGTCGTGCTGGTGGTGGACGCGTCGGCGGCGGCCGGGCGGTCGGTCGCGGCGCTCGTCCACGGTTTCCGGTCGTTCGGGACGGTCAGGGTCGGCGGCGTCATCCTCAACCGGCTCGGCTCGGACGGGCACGAGCGGATGTGCCGCGAAGCCGTCGAGGAGCTCGGCCTGCCGGTGCTGGGCGCGCTGCACGAGCACGCGGAGGCGGAGGCTCCGTCCCGCCACCTCGGCCTCATCCCGGCGGCCGAGCGGCGGGCGGAGGCCGTGGAGGGCGTCCGCCGTCTGGGCGACCTCGTCGCCGCGTCCTGCGACCTGGACGCGGTGCTCGCCCTCGCCCGCGCGGCGCCCCCGCTGAACGCCGGGCCGTGGGACCCGGCCGAGGCGTTGGGGGAGACCGCGGCCGCGGAAGCGGGGGAACGCCCGCGGATCGCGGTCGCCGGGGGACCGGTGTTCACGTTCGGCTACGCGGAGAACGAGGAGCTTCTCACCGCCGCGGGCGCCGAGGTCGTCCGCTTCGATCCGCTGCGCGACGAGGACCTCCCCGAAGGGACGAAGGGCGTCGTCATAGGCGGAGGCTTCCCCGAGATGCACGCGGCGGAGCTCGCGGCCAACGAGCCCTTGCGCGCAGCGATGGCGGCGTTCGGCAGAGCGTCCCGCCCGGTGTACGCCGAATGCGCCGGGCTCCTCTATCTCGCGGAAGAGCTGGACGGGGAGCCGATGTGCGGCGTCCTGGACGGTGTCGGGGCGTCCATGTCGTCGCGGCTGACGCTGGGTTACCGCGCCGCGGTGGCGGTGGCCGACTCCGTCGTCACGCGCGCGGGCGAACGCGTCCGCGGCCACGAGTTCCACTTCACGATCACCGAACCCGCCCACGGGGAGACCGCGGCGTGGCAGTGGGCCGCATCCGGCCCCGTCGGGTTCGTGCAGGGCGGCTGTGTAGCGTCCTACCTTCATCTGCACTGGGCCGGATCGCCCTGGATCGCGAGCAGATTCGTCGACGCCTGCCGGGGCTCCTGA
- a CDS encoding GNAT family N-acetyltransferase has translation MNAFDGNIRLEGERLVLRPFGLDDAAALIEVIRAGEDFLPPNFPQVLEAEPIAWFLREGVHKVQRFGLGVHLAATDRETGELVGTIGLFRVNWEHLTCEVGYGMRPRARGRGHATEALSLVSGWALRDCGLFRIELRAMVTNHASLRVAEKAGYVREGVARGAERDADGVSRDMVVFSRLATDPDPGSPPPGAPHRRSGDASGRLLVQDEKGRPQ, from the coding sequence GTGAACGCCTTCGACGGGAACATCCGACTCGAGGGGGAACGGCTCGTGCTGCGCCCGTTCGGCCTCGACGACGCCGCCGCGCTGATCGAGGTGATCCGCGCCGGGGAGGACTTCCTGCCGCCCAACTTCCCGCAGGTGCTGGAGGCCGAGCCCATCGCCTGGTTCCTGCGCGAGGGCGTCCACAAGGTGCAGCGCTTCGGCCTCGGCGTCCACCTGGCCGCGACGGACCGCGAGACCGGCGAGCTGGTCGGCACCATCGGGCTGTTCCGGGTGAACTGGGAGCACCTGACGTGCGAGGTCGGCTACGGGATGCGGCCGAGAGCGCGCGGGCGCGGCCACGCCACCGAGGCGCTCTCGCTGGTGTCCGGCTGGGCGCTGCGCGACTGCGGGCTGTTCCGCATCGAGCTGCGCGCCATGGTCACCAACCACGCCTCCCTCCGCGTCGCCGAGAAGGCGGGCTACGTGCGGGAGGGCGTCGCGCGGGGCGCGGAGCGCGACGCGGACGGCGTCAGCCGGGACATGGTCGTCTTCAGCCGGCTCGCGACCGATCCGGATCCCGGATCGCCGCCGCCCGGCGCGCCGCACCGCCGCTCCGGCGACGCCTCCGGAAGGCTTCTCGTCCAGGACGAGAAGGGACGGCCCCAGTGA